From the Malaclemys terrapin pileata isolate rMalTer1 chromosome 13, rMalTer1.hap1, whole genome shotgun sequence genome, one window contains:
- the TVP23C gene encoding Golgi apparatus membrane protein TVP23 homolog C isoform X1 — protein MLRQDSNDDTEDVSLFDADEEVSTRSKKSKIRHPVASFFHLFFRVSAIVVYLLCELISSSFIACMVSIILLLSCDFWAVKNVTGRLMVGLRWWNQVDDDGKSHWVFEARKASAQGKKVSSEAESRIFWLGLVTCPVIWVIFAFSALFSFKVKWLAVVTMGVVLQGANLYGYIKCKVGRKTNLTSMATSYLGRQFLRQTVVKDDQAES, from the exons ATGCTACGGCAG GACAGTAATGATGACACTGAAGATGTGTCACTGTTTGATGCAGATGAAGAAGTATCCACGAGATCAAAAAAGTCAAAGATAAG GCACCCAGTGGCATCATTTTTCCACTTGTTCTTCCGAGTCAGTGCAATAGTTGTCTATCTTCTCTGTGAACTGATCAGCAGCAGCTTTATTGCCTGCATGGTGTCAATTATCCTGCTCCTGTCGTGTGACTTTTGGGCAGTAAAG AATGTTACGGGTCGGCTGATGGTCGGCCTTCGCTGGTGGAACCAGGTGGATGATGATGGCAAGAGTCACTGGGTGTTTGAAGCCAGGAAG GCATCGGCTCAAGGGAAAAAAGTTTCATCTGAAGCAGAGTCCCGAATCTTCTGGTTAGGACTAGTTACCTGTCCTGTCATCTGGGTGATATTTGCCTTCAGTGCTCTGTTTTCATTCAAAGTGAAATGGCTG GCAGTGGTTACAATGGGAGTGGTGCTACAGGGGGCCAACCTATATGGTTATATCAAGTGTAAAGTGGGCAGAAAAACAAATTTAACCAGCATGGCTACctcctatcttggaagacagttCTTGCGGCAG ACTGTGGTTAAAGATGACCAAGCCGAATCCTGA
- the TVP23C gene encoding Golgi apparatus membrane protein TVP23 homolog C isoform X2: MAWRGEGPKDSNDDTEDVSLFDADEEVSTRSKKSKIRHPVASFFHLFFRVSAIVVYLLCELISSSFIACMVSIILLLSCDFWAVKNVTGRLMVGLRWWNQVDDDGKSHWVFEARKASAQGKKVSSEAESRIFWLGLVTCPVIWVIFAFSALFSFKVKWLAVVTMGVVLQGANLYGYIKCKVGRKTNLTSMATSYLGRQFLRQTVVKDDQAES; encoded by the exons ATGGCCTGGCGCGGAGAGGGGCCAAAG GACAGTAATGATGACACTGAAGATGTGTCACTGTTTGATGCAGATGAAGAAGTATCCACGAGATCAAAAAAGTCAAAGATAAG GCACCCAGTGGCATCATTTTTCCACTTGTTCTTCCGAGTCAGTGCAATAGTTGTCTATCTTCTCTGTGAACTGATCAGCAGCAGCTTTATTGCCTGCATGGTGTCAATTATCCTGCTCCTGTCGTGTGACTTTTGGGCAGTAAAG AATGTTACGGGTCGGCTGATGGTCGGCCTTCGCTGGTGGAACCAGGTGGATGATGATGGCAAGAGTCACTGGGTGTTTGAAGCCAGGAAG GCATCGGCTCAAGGGAAAAAAGTTTCATCTGAAGCAGAGTCCCGAATCTTCTGGTTAGGACTAGTTACCTGTCCTGTCATCTGGGTGATATTTGCCTTCAGTGCTCTGTTTTCATTCAAAGTGAAATGGCTG GCAGTGGTTACAATGGGAGTGGTGCTACAGGGGGCCAACCTATATGGTTATATCAAGTGTAAAGTGGGCAGAAAAACAAATTTAACCAGCATGGCTACctcctatcttggaagacagttCTTGCGGCAG ACTGTGGTTAAAGATGACCAAGCCGAATCCTGA